The genomic DNA CTTCCACGATGACATAACGGTGATCGTTATCTACCTGGACGGATTCAAGGGGGAGACTTCCGGTGTCATGGGAAGTGTCTTTGACTGCACCAATGCACCTGTGGATATTTGCTCTCTCAAAGACGTCTAGTTTCAAAGGCTTCTAAGCAAAAATAACGTATGCCGTTTGGTGTTTATAGTTGTACGTGTTtgtttgtatgtttgttttttatCGCTGTAAACGGATGATTACCAGATCAAAGTTCAGTTCCAGGTTTGGGTAGATTTAAGTTGAGATATGCAAATTGTtgctttttaaatttgttttaaggattcTTTGATTCGAATGCTACAATTTCATCAGAATTTTTGGATTTTAGCTATTATAAAGTTTTGGCTTAAGTTGTTACAGGAGCATTTTCACTGTACCAGATCAGCTTATAGCTAATCATCAAATTAGCTAAGGAATGACAGCAATGGCGGAGCCAGTCCGGATGATCTACTCGGGTTGTGGGCCACGTCGACATCGAAATCGACGTCGACACCCAAACTAGCCTCCGCTTTCTCtttcatttttcctttttttctacaCTAAAATTAATGTTTTTCTCTTTTCATCGCCGTCAGGCATATGGGCTACAACCCAGGTAGGGCTGTACCTAGCTTCGCCCTTGAAtgagagaaattttttttccctGAGGAATGCACCCGTCAAAAATTGATCTCTTGTCCTATTAGAATAAATCTACCACCTAATCAATTGGGCATTCCGTGGAGACACTGTAATATACTTACTCATTAAAACATTCATAATGCATCATCATTATAACACCCACCACCTCATCAAAAAGCATGAGATCCACTAccatatatttattataataacatACATCTTTGATTCACATTTCTTTTAACATTATCATTCATTATTTATGGGTCACAATCCActcaatcattttaaaattatatcatattaaataaatatattttaaaatatttaaattattattattaaaaaaatacactcatattttattatttatctattttatttaatttttaatttcaaaatttataatttattttaataaataaaattaaaaaaaaatacacggTAGGTCAGGACTGACCCACACCAGGCCATATTGAACGCGTTCCATGTCTTGGTCCAATAGAAATATCATATATAGCACCCCATTAACGGAGCAATGTGGATGCCCTTAGCCAAAAGTGTTAAATCATATGTCAATTATTAACTCACTTTCATAAGGCTAGCATCATAATTAACCCCAAGTGTATATATAATCCTTTTAAGAGTCTAATTCATAAACATGCAAACATGTTGATCCTCTTATAAGACTCGTACCTTATTACAATAACTTGTTAGTTgatgattgatcaaacacaacCTGGCTAAAACAGAAATTCTGTGTCTGACAGTTCGATCGTCTTGTGTGTTCCCTTTTGCTTCGTACCAGGCTTGAATTGATTATCCTCAATATACCTGCATCCAATTTGCTTTTAATAAATATCACCTCTTAAAATCTGGGAGGGAAAAATAGTAATCAGAAACTTACAGTTCTTTCAAGAACGGATGCTTGTATAATCCATCTGGTAGCTTACCCGTAAATGCATTATGATCCAGGTACCTGATCAGCAACATATGCACCATCAATCGTTGATGAGACGAGCACAAATTTAGTTTTACAATGCATAATATGAGAAATTTAAATGGTTAACTCACAAGTAGGTTAATCTAGGAATTTCGACGATTTTGGGAGTCACCTGCCCACTCATTTTGTTGTATGATACGTATCTACATGGAGATAGAGATGAAGATAGGGAGAATAATAAAAGCAGACTGAAGCTAGCAAAGTTGAATGTTGATAAAGTTCAACGTTCGAAATTACATCCAGGGAGGCAAAGCTTACAATATTTCCAGGTCggtcaaatttgaaatttgatcaGGTAACTCTCCAGTCAATTGGTTATTATTGACGTACCTACGACGATAAAAATCAGGTAGTGTGTAGAGTCACAAAATGGGAAAACGAGGCCAAGATGCTGACTTACAAGTTGCGGAGAGCAGGGAAACCCTCACCATTATGGATTATATCCCTTATAGTTCCAGACAGGTGGTTGTCACTAACATCCCTGAGAATGCATACATTGTTAGAAAATATGCAAATTTATTTAATCTTTGCTGTCAAATTATCAGGAGAGTAATGGAAGAATGGAATAAGCTAGATGCCCAACTAATCCAGATCAGTGGTTGTTTGGTTAAAGGGTAGAAGCAGGTAAATAGAGAGAGCAGACATGTATGTGCAACAGCATGTATATGAAGGACATATGAACATAAATGATTGGGTCGACTATTTCTAAAAACAAGCATAGGTGCATGCGACGCACACAAATCATATAGGGGATGTAAAACCTAGCACTAGCATGAGTGCACAggcatgcacacacagataataCTGATGACATAGAATCAATCATATGCACATGAGAGTGGCTTTGAAAAGAGCACAGGCATGAGCATACACACACAAAGAAAGAGATCATACAGGTGGCGTAAGTTCTTGAGATTTCCCAGTTCTGGAGGAACTTTTCCTGAGAGTCGGTTGTCATGGAGATAGAGATACCGAAGTTCTGATAGATTTGCAAGCTCCACAGGGATTTCCCCTTTAAAATTGTTGAAGCTCAGATACCTGCAGATATCAAAATCAACAAAGATGAGAATGAATAAACCGAAAGACAAATCAATTCAGAGTACAAGTATCTATCTGTACTCACAAATGCGTCAGTCTCTTCAATTCACCAATTTCAGAGGGAATGACATCTTGCAGCTTATTCCATCTCAAGTTCCTAATCGCATCTCCAAAAGAAAGCAATAAAATTCAATTGATCAgcttatataattatatatgcTTTCTTTAGAAGTAATACTGTAAAGAAGAATAGAGTATAATCTTTTGGGTGGTTAGAGAGAACAGAACACTTGATATGAATCACCAAGTTCATTGTGCAGCTATAGAATGTGATAGGGCATCCAGATAAATGAATTTGTAGCACTATATCTAACAGGAGGATGACAAATCATTGGCTGAATAAGACTGATCAGTGGTTCTGTTGCTAAACATTATAATCAAACTATAGACAAGAACCAGCAAACTATATATCatagtttcaaaagaaaatacCAATACAGCACTACATTATTAAACAACAACAGTGTAGAAACATTAGTGGCCATATGTTTATCCCAGACAATCAATCTAAGAGTGTACTGGTTAGAGGCTTGGAACTTACAGTATTTTTAGACGTTTCAATCGGCCAATCTGAGGAGGGATGGGCCCAGTCAATTTGTTGTTATGAAGGTCCCTGAAATTCAATTAATACTGAACAATTCAGGTAGATACACCATGACATGGATTCACAAGCTAGAAAGCAGGATGCTGCAGTGTTTAGATGAGCCAGAATATGGAGAAAACTAACAATATGCCAGTGAGATTGCATACAAAAGATAGAACAATATGAACTGTGGTACATATCATGATCCAAACCATATTTTACAGACTTAGAAAATAGAAGATACCACTATTAACTACAATGACCAGCATTTGTTATCACTAATAGTCAGTTAACTGGTAATTTGCAACTGATTGGGGAAGAGATCTTACAGTTTTGTCAAATCCAAAAGATTTGTAACTGCCAAGGGAAAAGGACCAACTATTGAGACTGCATAAACTTCCCTGCAAGTGAAGAAAGACCAAGGTGCACGGTTTAGTGTACAAATAGAACTAGGAGAAAAAGGTCCATTCACATAcatatacaaataaaataaaatcttagaatatatatatatatatatatatatatatatatatatatatatatatagagcgagagagagagagagagagagagagagcaataACTTCTCTACACCCTCAAAATTCTCTTTTGATAGCATCACTCTAGAACATAAAAGGCTACTCAATCAAGTGATTTGAAATACATGTGTTTCTATTAATAAGTCAGATAAAAACAAAGTATCAATATGGAAGTTTTGCTATACAAGAGGGTAGCTCGAGTTATTGCACCACACTATACTCTTGAAAAAGGCACAGATTCACATATCTCCTTTATGCACCTTATGTTTGAAGAGTGACATtaatattaaaagaaaatgatGCAGTATAGCCGGCACAGATTGAATACAGGAAAGGCACTAATACAACAGTTTTTGCACCTATCAGCCAACAACAATAGCACGTGTAGGTATGCAAACAAACACTAAGGGCATGCCCTTAAATGTTTATGATTAACTTAGATCCCTAGAATTCAGTTAAAATCATGGAAGCATGTCTTGGCTGTGGCAGCATTCACACAAAACTCTCATCATAACAAACTGCTTTTTATTAACTGTGCCAGCCTTTTATGCTAAACATGTACTCATCATTTATTAGGAACACTAGGATACATACACTTGTACAAGCGACAGATATttgaaagtgttttttttttctgcagaagttccttttttttctctcctATTTTTTCAAGCAATTACTAAGAACATGATTCAAACACAAAGTGTGAAGCGTGTTAGTTCTGAATGTAAGAATACTCACAATTCAGTCACGACCCTGTAATCTCCTTGTCGAGAACATGTAACTCCAGACCATGGGGGGAGAGCACCATCTCCACAAGGATCATCTCCCACCCATGCATAGACTACTCTCCATCCAAGTGATGCCTTGATCTCATTCAATGCTTTCACTGTAAATAAATTCATTTTAGAGATACAAATAAAAGCACCATCAAAATCTTTAGTGCTCTAGGATGTTCTAAGCGATGTCCACTTCGGATACGATTATCGATGCTTGACCAGACATGGTACCCATATCAATCACAATTGAATAACAGAGCCGATGGTTCAGGAAAATCGCCATCAAAAAAAGAATATGAAACCCCGGAAGCCGACTACGATAAAATTCAAGCACAAAACCATGAAACCATGGGTTTCGAAACCGAATCAATTACAAGATCCAGGGGTAAAAAAAAAGGGACTACACTTAATGGGAGTACCATCTCTCTTCACCGTTCTACAGCGGCATTCCGGCAGGAGGAGGAGTAGGAAGAAAGCGATCAGCGAAAAGCTCGAGGAGGAGGACGACGAACTTGCCATCGAAGAAGATCAAGCGAGATCGCGGATCAGCCCTCCGAGAGCAGAGCACTACTTGGCCACTCCGGTAGTGGATCTTCCCCTCACGCATCACGCAAGAGAAGTTCGGCCGAATCACATTATTTAGCATCGTTGGGTCAAGTCGCAATTTTTTTACGGCAAATTAATTTGAGAAACTCTTTAAAAAGCACCCTCTACTTTTTTAAATACTCAAACAACCCTCCTTTTCAAAGCGTAGTTTTCGAATACCTCTCCAAGTCtcaaaaaaactaaaatatttgatCTCCATTTTTGCACAGCTAGGAAAGCAATTTCTATTCTTTTCTAATTGGAGCTTtgtcattttgaataaaataaggaTGTTAGAGAAAATTGTACACAGATGGCGGTGCAGGTAGCGTCCTGAGGCCAGaaattgttggatttaatttatatttagtgGGCTTACATGTTATTCGTAAGTACGTGGATTTGtgtcattgaaaaaaaaaattaaatccgtTAAATGATGTATTTAATATGGAGGATTTGAATTATTGGATGCGGAGAATTACACATGTATACCGAACCGTTATCATTAATAGGTTAATAAAGGATTAGGTCACATATATATATAGGCCATGATCCCGTTGGATTAGGTATTCTACGTAGCCGTCAACCTAACTCCTCCGAAGACTACTCTCTTGTTCTCTTTCTTCTTCCGTAGGATTTTTGGATTCGTGGACTGCATATAAACGATGATTTTTCCGCTGCAATCTATCATCATATCTTTGGTATTCATTTTCTGCTCTAGATTCGAAGTAATTAGATCCttattgttttgttttttttctagAATTCATGTGACGTAGAAAAATTTAACGCTGACATATCTCTCTAATCGAAGtcagttttaagaaatttttactACATATATATAAATGAATGAAGGTTAGCGTAGCATAACGGCCAAAGTTTGATCACTGAA from Zingiber officinale cultivar Zhangliang chromosome 4A, Zo_v1.1, whole genome shotgun sequence includes the following:
- the LOC121970792 gene encoding probable leucine-rich repeat receptor-like protein kinase At1g35710, which translates into the protein MASSSSSSSSFSLIAFFLLLLLPECRCRTVKRDVKALNEIKASLGWRVVYAWVGDDPCGDGALPPWSGVTCSRQGDYRVVTELEVYAVSIVGPFPLAVTNLLDLTKLDLHNNKLTGPIPPQIGRLKRLKILNLRWNKLQDVIPSEIGELKRLTHLYLSFNNFKGEIPVELANLSELRYLYLHDNRLSGKVPPELGNLKNLRHLDVSDNHLSGTIRDIIHNGEGFPALRNLYVNNNQLTGELPDQISNLTDLEILYVSYNKMSGQVTPKIVEIPRLTYLYLDHNAFTGKLPDGLYKHPFLKELYIEDNQFKPGTKQKGTHKTIELSDTEFLF